From a single Ornithorhynchus anatinus isolate Pmale09 chromosome 4, mOrnAna1.pri.v4, whole genome shotgun sequence genomic region:
- the CNN3 gene encoding calponin-3 — MTHFNKGPSYGLSAEVKNKIASKYDHQAEEDLRNWIEEVTGLSIGTNFQLGLKDGIILCELINKLQPGSVKKVNESSLNWPQLENIGNFIKAIQAYGMKPHDIFEANDLFENGNMTQVQTSLVALAGLAKTKGFHTTIDIGVKYAEKQARRFDEGKLKAGQSVIGLQMGTNKCASQAGMTAYGTRRHLYDPKMQTDKPFDQTTISLQMGTNKGASQAGMSAPGTRRDIYDQKLTLQPVDNSTISLQMGTNKVASQKGMSVYGLGRQVYDPKYCAAPTEPVIHNGSQGTGTNGSEISDSDYQAEYPDEYHGEYQDDYPRDYQYSDQGIDY; from the exons ATTGCCTCAAAGTATGATCACCAGGCAGAAGAAGACCTTCGCAACTGGATAGaagaggttacaggcttgagcaTTGGTACAAACTTCCAGTTGGGATTAAAAGATGGCATAATCCTCTGCGA ACTTATAAACAAACTTCAGCCTGGTTCAGTGAAGAAAGTGAATGAGTCATCGTTAAATTGGCCTcag TTGGAGAACATTGGAAATTTTATTAAGGCTATTCAGGCCTATGGCATGAAGCCACATGACATTTTTGAAGCAAATGATCTCTTTGAAAATGGAAACATGACCCAAGTTCAGACTTCTCTGGTGGCTTTGGCTGGTTTG GCAAAAACAAAAGGGTTCCACACAACAATTGACATTGGTGTCAAATATGCAGAAAAACAAGCAAGGCGCTTTGATGAAGGAAAACTAAAAGCTGGACAAAGCGTAATTGGCCTCCAG ATGGGAACCAACAAGTGTGCAAGCCAGGCAGGAATGACCGCCTATGGAACTAGGAGGCATCTTTATGATCCCAAAATGCAAACCGACAAGCCTTTTGACCAGACAACAATTAGCCTGCAGATGGGTACCAATAAAGGAGCCAGTCAG GCTGGGATGTCAGCACCAGGTACCAGAAGAGACATCTACGATCAGAAGTTAACGTTACAGCCGGTGGATAACTCAACTATTTCACTACAGATGGGCACCAACAAAGTGGCTTCCCAGAAAGGAATGAGCGTGTACGGGCTCGGACGACAAGTGTATGATCCCAAGTATTGCGCCGCCCCAACAGAACCCGTAATTCACAACGGAAGCCAAGGTACGGGAACTAACGGATCGGAAATCAGCGACAGCGATTACCAAGCGGAATATCCAGATGAATATCATGGCGAGTACCAAGATGACTATCCAAGAGATTACCAATATAGCGACCAAGGCATTGATTATTAG